Within Paeniglutamicibacter kerguelensis, the genomic segment GGGCTTCGCTTGGTCGCCGCCGGGCATAAGGTAACCGCTTGGCGCCGACGCGCCGAATTGCTGCCCGGCTCCTTCATGGCGGTATCCGTCGATCTGGGTGATTCCGAACGCGAGCTTCCGGCCATCGACCCGGACACCGAGCTGGTCATCTTCACCCCCGCCGCGCCCGAACGCAGTGCCCAGGCCTACCGGCGCACCTACCTCTGGGCTGCGCAACGCGTTGTTTCGGCGCTGGAGCGGGACAATGTACACCCCCGGCGCTTCATCATGGTCTCGTCCACCGCCGTCTATGGCGACGCCGCCGGCGGCCTGGTCGACGAGAAAACCCCCATCGATCCGCACACCGAGACCGCGCAGGTCCTTGCCGCAACGGAGGACCTGGTGCGCGGGCAGGACGGAACGCCGATCATCCTGCGCCTCGCCGGAATCTACGGGCCCGGCCGCAACCACCTGATCAACCAGGTCAGGGACGGCAAGGCACGCAAGGCCGGGCGGGTGGTGTGGACCAACCGGATCCACCGCGATGACGCCGCGGCCGCGATCGTGCACTTGGGAACCATGTCCCAATCGCCCGAGCCGCTCTACCTGGGAGTGGACCGCGAACCCGTTGACCTTGCACGGGTCCAGGAATTCCTGGCCGAGCGCCTGGGCGTTGTGTCTCCCCCGGCGGGCGAAGCCGTGGTGAACCGGGGCGGGGACCGGCGGTTGTCCAGCGACAGGCTGCTGGCCAGCGGTTTCGGATTCACGTTCCCGACCTACCGCGAGGGCTATGCCAGCGTGTTGGCGGGCGAAGGCGTGCGGCACCCTTAGCCTCCGGCGGCCAAAGCATCCCGGCTTTCGGGCGAACACCCGTGGGGAACGCACCGAGGTGCACCCCGACCGGGCACCGGCCCGGCTGGAATGCACCTCGGATGGAGCGCGGCTAGTTGTTGACGTAGCCGTTCGGGTTCAGCACGTACTTCGTTGCGGCTCCGGCATCGAACTCCGCGTAGCCGCGCGGCGCGTCAAGCAACGAGATCGCCTTGGCGTTCACTGCCTTGGCGATCTGGATCTTGTCGTGCAAGATCGCCATCATCAGCTGGCGGTTGTACTTCATGACCGGACACTGGCCCGTGGTGAAGGACAGCGACTTGGCCCAACCCGTGCCGAGGCTCAGCGACAGGCTGCCGTGCTTTGCGGCATCGTCGACGGCCCCCGGGTCGCCCGTGACATAAAGCCCCGGGATGCCCAGCGCGCCACCCGCGGCGGTGACGTCCATCAGCGAGTTCAGCACCGTGGCCGGCGCTTCCTGGGCCCCCGCGCCATGGCCGTGGCCTCGCGCCTCGAACCCGACGGCGTCGATGCCGCAGTCGACTTCCCGCACGCCGAGGATCTGCTCGATCTGGTCCGCCGGATCGCCGTTGCCCACGTTGATGGTCTCGCAACCGAAGCTGCGGGCTTGGGCGAGGCGTTCCTCGTTCAGGTCGCCCACGATGACCACTGCGGCACCCAACAGCTGGGCACCCGCTGCCGCGGCCAAACCAACCGGACCCGCACCTGCGACGTAGACCGTGGAACCCACGGTCACGCCGGCGCTCACGGCCCCGTGGAACCCGGTGGGCAGGATGTCGGAAAGCATGGTCAGGTCCATGATCTTTTCCAACGCCTGGTCCCTGTCCGGGAATTTCAATAGGTTCCAGTCGGCGTAGGGAACCAAAACGTACTCGGCCTGGCCGCCGACCCAGCCACCCATGTCCACGTACCCGTAGGCACTGCCGGGGCGATCCGGGTTGACGTTCAGGCAGATGCCCGTCTTTCTTTCCTTGCAGTTCCGGCAGCGGCCACAGGAAATGTTGAAGGGAACCGAACAGATGTCACCGACCTTGATGAACTCGACGTCCGGGCCGACCTCGATGACCTCGCCGGTGATTTCGTGCCCGAGCACCAGGTTCTCTGGCGCCGTGGTCCGGCCACGGACCATGTGTTGGTCGGAGCCGCAGATATTGGTGGTGACAGTTCGCAGGATGACCCCGTGCGGGACCTTCCTGCCGACGTTGGCCGGGTTTACCCCGGGTCCGTCTTGTAGTTCGAAGGTGGGAAACGGCGTATCGATGACCTCGACGATTCCAGGCCCCTTGTACGCAACAGCTTTGTTACCTGACATGAGTTTTCCTTCCTGTGACCAAAAGGCCGGGGCAGATGCCTCGACCTCCGGACAGGCTATCGACGAAAATCCCGATTTGCCATAGTTATTCGCTCCCATTTGTTGGCTATAGCAACTTTTTGTGGAAATCTTCGTGAACAGGAAAACCCCGGCATCGGGTGCGGGATGATTCCGCGCCGGATGCCGGGGTTTTTCAGGAAATTCTGCGTGAGGCTAGAAACCCTTGCGCAGCGGGTTGAAATGGCGAGCCACTGCAGGCTTGTCCTTGCCCACGATGCCCGCGGCAAGCATCTTGCCGGTCAGCGGGCCAAGGGCCACGCCCCACATGCCGTGTCCGCCACCGACGTGCACGCGCGGGGACTTGGTGGCACCGATCAGCGGCAGGCCGTCGGCGGTGCAGGGGCGTCCGCCAACCCACTCTTCCTTGCGGTTTTCCCAGTTGATTCCCTTGTAGACCGGCGTCGCCGCGGCCACGATGGCCTCGATGCGCTTGGGCTCCAACTGGTGGTTCGCATCGCGGAACTCCATGGTGCCGGCAATCCGGAAACGGTCCCCGAGCGGGGTGCAGGCCACACGCTGGGTCGGGAAGTAGATCGGGTGGGTCGGCATGACCTCGGGCTGCACGGTGAAGGAGTAGCCACGGCCCGCCTGGACCACGACGTTCACGCCGAACTTCTTGGTCAGGTCGTTCAACCAGGCGCCGGTGGCCATCACCACGTGGTCGGCGGTGATCGAACGGCCCTCGGAACCAATGACGGTGACGGAGCTGCCGTTGTCGCGGATGTCGGTGACGTTGAACGCGCCAACGATGTCGCCGCCGCGGGCAATAACCGACTCCGCAAGGGAATCCATGTACTTCGGCGGGTTCAGGAAACGCTGGTTCTTGATCGCCACGCCGGCTGCCACGGTGTCGGCCAGGGTCGGTTCGATCGCACGCAGCTCGTCGCCGGTGAGCAGGTCGAACTCGACGTTGCCGCCGGTCTTGTGGATCATGTCGAATTCGTGGAGCAGTCCGTCGCGGTCCTTCAGCGACTTGAAGCCGGTGAGGAACGGGTTGGCGGGCATGGTCTTCTCAACCACGCCGGGACCGGCATTGGTGCCTTCGGCGATCTCATCGAAGGCGTCCAGGCCGGTGGTGCCGATCTCCGAGTAGATCCGCATGGCCGCCTGCCACTTCTTCGGGGTGCTGTGCCAAGCGAAGCCCACCAGGAAGCGAAGCAGCTTCGCATCGGCCTTCAACGGAATGTACAACGGGGAAGCCGGGTCGAACATCATCTTCAGGCCGTTGGTGAAGACCGCCGGTTCCGCGATTGGAAGGGTCAACGCAGGGGTCAACCAACCGGCATTGCCCCACGAGGCGCCCGAGGCCACGCCGCCGCGGTCAACGACGGTGACCTTGACGCCCTCTTCTTGCAAGTACCAGGCAGCGGACAGGCCCACGAACCCGGCGCCTACGATTACAACATGCTCAGGCGTCGTTGCGCTGGCCATGGTCATACTCCATTCAAGAAAATTGCTAACACTTTGACTCAACTTTGACGGTGAAACCGGCGCGAAGCAACGCCATTTCGCATTTCATCGGTGACGCAAGCCACAAGGAATCACGGGTTGCATTAAGTGCGGAAATTTGTAGGATATTCAGCATTTTCTACAGTGGGGCTTCGGGTCGGCCACACTTCAAGCCGCCGTGCCCGCCGTGGATATTTTTCGCCGTCGGTTGCACCGGTCATTTCCGCTGTTGGCAGGGACGCTTCGGGATCGTCGGCGGCAACGCACCCCGGGAGAAGAGGCAGGTCGTCGCGAGCCCAGCATCCTGCGGGCACGGACGGACCAACCGAAACCAGCCGGTACCGACAAACGCGGTTTCAGCTTTGAGGTGTGATCCTGCTTGTTTTGACGCTTCGCGTGGGCGAACCCACCTAGACTGATTTCATGACTTCCGCTTTCCCGACGCTTGCTTCGAGCACCCTTATTGCCGAACTTGTAGGCGTGACGAGCATGGAACGGGGATCGGAATACGCCAGCACCGGGCGGGTCCTTGACACCACGTGGATACCGCCGATGAGCATCGTGCGCGGCAGCGTGGTCGGGTCCGGAAACAAGATCTACCGCACGGCGATCCATTCCCAGGTACGCAACGGATACCTCTACCCGCAACACGGCATCTGCACCTGCCCGGTCGGCAACAACTGCAAGCATGCCGCGGCCGTCTTGTTGGCCTTCATGTGGGAAGAGTCCAACTTCGAAGAGGCCGACACCCGGGCGCCGTGGGAACGCTCGCTATTGGCGCTGATGGGTGCCGAGGAACCCGGCAGCGAAAGGAAGCAAACACGTTCCCTGGGCGTGCAGCTTGAGCTGCGCCCCAAGGCCAGCCCCCGTTACTACTCCAGCGCCGTCGAGAAGATCAATTCCGGGGAAATCCCGCACACCTCAAAGCTTGAACTCACGATGCGCCCGGTCCAGCTGAACGAAAAGGGCCGTTGGGTCTCCGGAAATCTCACGTGGCAACACTTCAGGTACACCAGAAGCGGCGAAGTCCCGACGCTGCCGTTCGACAACGAGTACGACGCCCTCCAGGTCGAGTGGTTCTGCATGCTGCTGCAGCTCAATTCCTTCGCCGCATGGAACGGCTCGCACCTGCTCACCAGTGACTTCCTGAGCCCGATGGTTTGGAACCACCTGGCCCAGGCTCCCGCGCTGGGCATCGAATTCCGCGCTTTGTCGGCCAAGTCCCTCGTCACGGTGCACGACGCGGTGAGTGTCCGTGCCGACGTCGCCTCCGAAGGAAAGAAACTGCGGCTTCGGCCCCATATCGACGAAACTCCTGCCGGCTTCGACACCGACTTCGCCGGGACGATTTCGGACCACGGGGTCTATTGGTGGGACAGCTCCAGCACCCTCAAGAACGCCAACATCCACTTGGCGCCCTCCAAGGAACGGTTGACCCCGCTCATCACCGGCCTGCTGCGTTCGGACAAGAAGATCATGATTCCCGCCAACGGGCGGGAAAACTTCGAGCGGGAGTACCTGCCCAAAATTGCCAAGGCCACTCCCCTGGTCTCCTCGGACCACTCGATATCGGTTCCGGCCTCCGTGCTTCCCACGATGCTCCTGAAGCTCACGCACCTTGCCGGAGAAAGGGACCAACCCCGGAAGCCGAAGAAAGAGAAGGCCGGCGCGCCAGGCGTGAAGTTGTTCTGGGGGTACGACTACGCGGGCACGTTCGTGCCCATGGGACATTCGCCCGCGAGCTCCGTCGAACCGGACCACAGGGCAGAGACGTCACTGCACCGCGGGATCGCCGCAGCCTTGGTCGACTTCCCGGAGGCGTTTGCCGCGCTGTTCCCCGGTTCGAAACCCTCCGGGGAATCCGAGGCGAACACCACCATCTTGACCGGCGTCCCGGCCGCCCGGTTTGTTTCGCTGGCCTTGCCGCTCCTCGAACGGCTTCCCTCCCTGGACATCATTGCGGAGGGCACCGCCACCGAGTTCGAGGAACTCACCGCCGACCCGCTGATCACCGTTTCGGCCCAAAACACCGAAACCAACGACTGGTTCGATCTGGGCGTCGAGGTACAGATCGACGGGAACAAGGTTCCCTTCACCGAGCTTTTCCAGGCGCTGGCACACAACGAGAAGCACCTCATGCTGCCCAACGGGAAGTACTTCGAGCTCGACCGGCCGGAATACGAACAGCTTCGCAGGCTCATCGAGGAGGCCCGTTCGCTGTCCGATTCGCACGGTGACGACACCGTCCGCATTTCCAAGCACCAGGCGTCCCTGTGGGAAGACCTGAAGGAACTGGCGACGAATGCCGAAGCCACGGCGGAATGGAAAACCTCCGCCGGGAGCCTGGTCAACATCTCCTCCGTCGAGCACGCCCCGGTGCCCGCGGGCATCAACGCCACCCTCCGCCCGTACCAACGCGAGGGGTTTGAATGGCTCTCGTTCCTCTTCGACCATTCGCTCGGCGGCGTGCTGGCCGATGACATGGGCCTGGGAAAAACCCTGCAGACCCTGGCACTGATCCAGCACGCCAAGGACCGACACGATCCTTCGGCCGGCAAGATGCCCCCGTTCCTGGTTGTTGCGCCCACCTCTGTCGTTTCCAACTGGGTCGCCGAGACCCGGCGTTTCGCCCCCGGGCTCAAGGCCGTCTACCTCACTGAAACCATCAAGCGCGGCGGAGTTCCGGTCCAGGAAATCGCGGACGAGGTCGACATCGTCGTCACCTCCTACGGCCTGTTCCGCATCGACCAGGACGAATACCGCCACGCCAAGTTCTCCGGACTGGTCCTGGACGAAGCCCAGTTCGTTAAAAACCCGGCCACGCAGGCCGCCAAGCAGGCCCGCGATTTCCCCACCGGGTTCAAGCTGGCCATCACCGGCACTCCCATGGAAAACAACCTTTCCGAGCTGTGGTCG encodes:
- a CDS encoding NAD-dependent epimerase/dehydratase family protein, which encodes MKVLILGAGDLGTETGLRLVAAGHKVTAWRRRAELLPGSFMAVSVDLGDSERELPAIDPDTELVIFTPAAPERSAQAYRRTYLWAAQRVVSALERDNVHPRRFIMVSSTAVYGDAAGGLVDEKTPIDPHTETAQVLAATEDLVRGQDGTPIILRLAGIYGPGRNHLINQVRDGKARKAGRVVWTNRIHRDDAAAAIVHLGTMSQSPEPLYLGVDREPVDLARVQEFLAERLGVVSPPAGEAVVNRGGDRRLSSDRLLASGFGFTFPTYREGYASVLAGEGVRHP
- the fdhA gene encoding formaldehyde dehydrogenase, glutathione-independent, whose product is MSGNKAVAYKGPGIVEVIDTPFPTFELQDGPGVNPANVGRKVPHGVILRTVTTNICGSDQHMVRGRTTAPENLVLGHEITGEVIEVGPDVEFIKVGDICSVPFNISCGRCRNCKERKTGICLNVNPDRPGSAYGYVDMGGWVGGQAEYVLVPYADWNLLKFPDRDQALEKIMDLTMLSDILPTGFHGAVSAGVTVGSTVYVAGAGPVGLAAAAGAQLLGAAVVIVGDLNEERLAQARSFGCETINVGNGDPADQIEQILGVREVDCGIDAVGFEARGHGHGAGAQEAPATVLNSLMDVTAAGGALGIPGLYVTGDPGAVDDAAKHGSLSLSLGTGWAKSLSFTTGQCPVMKYNRQLMMAILHDKIQIAKAVNAKAISLLDAPRGYAEFDAGAATKYVLNPNGYVNN
- a CDS encoding NAD(P)/FAD-dependent oxidoreductase; this translates as MASATTPEHVVIVGAGFVGLSAAWYLQEEGVKVTVVDRGGVASGASWGNAGWLTPALTLPIAEPAVFTNGLKMMFDPASPLYIPLKADAKLLRFLVGFAWHSTPKKWQAAMRIYSEIGTTGLDAFDEIAEGTNAGPGVVEKTMPANPFLTGFKSLKDRDGLLHEFDMIHKTGGNVEFDLLTGDELRAIEPTLADTVAAGVAIKNQRFLNPPKYMDSLAESVIARGGDIVGAFNVTDIRDNGSSVTVIGSEGRSITADHVVMATGAWLNDLTKKFGVNVVVQAGRGYSFTVQPEVMPTHPIYFPTQRVACTPLGDRFRIAGTMEFRDANHQLEPKRIEAIVAAATPVYKGINWENRKEEWVGGRPCTADGLPLIGATKSPRVHVGGGHGMWGVALGPLTGKMLAAGIVGKDKPAVARHFNPLRKGF
- a CDS encoding SNF2-related protein; its protein translation is MTSAFPTLASSTLIAELVGVTSMERGSEYASTGRVLDTTWIPPMSIVRGSVVGSGNKIYRTAIHSQVRNGYLYPQHGICTCPVGNNCKHAAAVLLAFMWEESNFEEADTRAPWERSLLALMGAEEPGSERKQTRSLGVQLELRPKASPRYYSSAVEKINSGEIPHTSKLELTMRPVQLNEKGRWVSGNLTWQHFRYTRSGEVPTLPFDNEYDALQVEWFCMLLQLNSFAAWNGSHLLTSDFLSPMVWNHLAQAPALGIEFRALSAKSLVTVHDAVSVRADVASEGKKLRLRPHIDETPAGFDTDFAGTISDHGVYWWDSSSTLKNANIHLAPSKERLTPLITGLLRSDKKIMIPANGRENFEREYLPKIAKATPLVSSDHSISVPASVLPTMLLKLTHLAGERDQPRKPKKEKAGAPGVKLFWGYDYAGTFVPMGHSPASSVEPDHRAETSLHRGIAAALVDFPEAFAALFPGSKPSGESEANTTILTGVPAARFVSLALPLLERLPSLDIIAEGTATEFEELTADPLITVSAQNTETNDWFDLGVEVQIDGNKVPFTELFQALAHNEKHLMLPNGKYFELDRPEYEQLRRLIEEARSLSDSHGDDTVRISKHQASLWEDLKELATNAEATAEWKTSAGSLVNISSVEHAPVPAGINATLRPYQREGFEWLSFLFDHSLGGVLADDMGLGKTLQTLALIQHAKDRHDPSAGKMPPFLVVAPTSVVSNWVAETRRFAPGLKAVYLTETIKRGGVPVQEIADEVDIVVTSYGLFRIDQDEYRHAKFSGLVLDEAQFVKNPATQAAKQARDFPTGFKLAITGTPMENNLSELWSMFAIAAPGLFATLKRFDETYRKPIEKDGDSEALTRLRRRIRPLMLRRTKELVATDLPEKQEQILELELSPKHRTIYQRHLQRERQKVLGMLEDMDKNRFAVFSSLTKLRQLSLDASLIDDQYHSVPSSKLEALLEQLEDLTSEGHNALVFSQFTSFLGKASTMLTEAGIEHAYLDGSTTNRGKVIESFTSGKVQVFLISLKAGGFGLNLTQADYCFLMDPWWNPASENQAVDRAHRIGQKRNVMVYRMVSKNTIEEKVMALKEKKAKLFTAVLDDDAAFASAISADDVRSLFEE